One Trichomycterus rosablanca isolate fTriRos1 chromosome 23, fTriRos1.hap1, whole genome shotgun sequence genomic window carries:
- the sec61b gene encoding protein transport protein Sec61 subunit beta: MPGPAASASTVGASGRSPSKTVAPRAAGSTVRQRKATSGGARSAGRATASAGTGGMWRFYTEDSPGLKVGPVPVLVMSLLFIASVFMLHIWGKYTRS; the protein is encoded by the exons ATG CCTGGACCTGCAGCTAGCGCATCCACTGTTGGCGCTTCTGGACGCTCCCCCAGTAAGACAGTTGCCCCCAGAGCAGCTGGATCAACAGTCAGACAGAG GAAAGCAACCAGTGGTGGTGCACGGTCTGCAGGCAGAGCTACAGCATCAGCAGGCACAGGTGGCATGTGGCGCTTTTACACTGAGGACTCACCAGGACTCAAAGT TGGACCAGTTCCAGTCCTCGTAATGAGTCTGCTTTTCATCGCATCCGTCTTCATGCTGCACATATGGGGAAAGTACACCCGCTCCTAA